DNA sequence from the Synergistaceae bacterium genome:
ATCCGAAGATTTTCTAGGTTTATGATCGGGGAGTAACGGTCAGGATAATCAGCAACTAACCATTGGCTCCGGCGTGGATCGTTCTTTCCGCGCCGGAGCTTTTTCTAGAGTCTAGAGGGGGAAACACGTTTCCCTCATTCTTGGGAGGGATGTCCGTTATGCCGCGGTACAAACGCGTGTTGCTCAAGCTATCGGGTGAGGTGTTGGCCGGGGGTGAGCATTTTGGCCTAGATTTTGACGTGATGCGTCGCATCGGGGAGGAGGTTTCCGCCGTTTACAAAACGGGGACAAATCTGTGCATGGTTGTGGGAGGAGGAAACATGTTGCGCGGCAAAGAAGTAGAAAGGCTGGGCATTGAGCGGGTTCAGGCGGACTATATGGGGATGCTGGGGACGGTCATCAACGCCCTGGCATTGCAGTCCGTTCTGGAGCAGTTGAACGTACCGACCCGCGTTCAGACCGCCATTGAGATGCGCTCCGTGGCCGAGCCCTACATTCGCCGCCGGGCGCTTCGCCACATGGAAAAAAGACGCGTCGTGATCTTCGCGGCGGGAACAGGGTCACCCTACTTCTCCACAGATACGACGGCGGCACTTCGTGCGGCGGAGATGA
Encoded proteins:
- the pyrH gene encoding UMP kinase: MPRYKRVLLKLSGEVLAGGEHFGLDFDVMRRIGEEVSAVYKTGTNLCMVVGGGNMLRGKEVERLGIERVQADYMGMLGTVINALALQSVLEQLNVPTRVQTAIEMRSVAEPYIRRRALRHMEKRRVVIFAAGTGSPYFSTDTTAALRAAEMNVDCMVKGTKVDGIYDDDPHVNPSAQLMSNLTYQDALDKRIGVMDTSAFLLCMENKIPILVMNILKQGNLVSLLVKDEQIGTIVCD